CCTCCCGCTAACAGCCTTCAGCGAAGGACGGGCTCGCGCTGGGGAATGTATCGCCAATCCACAGGAGCTGGCCGTTCTGCTGCGAAGCGGCGGTGTTGATCTGGTGATCTCAGGTCATCATCACGCCTGGTACCCATCTGAATCAATGGGTCTTCGGCTGTTGAGTCTTGGAGCGATGGGAAGCGGCCCCCGCCGGATCATTGGCAGCGGTGTGAATGCACCACCATCTCTGACGCTTCTTGAGTGGTCTCGAGCCTCTGAGTTGATCAGTGAAACAACCATTGATCTCACCACCATGCAGCCCATGTCCAGCGATCGCCTTCCAGCCCAGGTGAATGTTGCTGGTTTTGCAGAAGCTCGCCGTAGAAGCCTGCAATGGCAGCGGGGGTGACTGATTGCCGGTCACTGATCTCACAGCTCACTGATCCGACAGTCAGCCAACAAAAAGCCCCCTCGTGAGAGGGGGCTTTCCGATTCAGCTAAAGCTGAATCTCTTGGAGACTTCAGCCTCAGCCGATGGCGGGAGCTTGCAGAGCCACAGGAGTGGACTCAGCAGCAGCCAGGTCGAGGGGGAAGTTGTGAGCGTTGCGCTCGTGCATCACTTCCATGCCGAGGTTGGCGCGGTTCAGCACATCAGCCCAGGTGTTCAGGACACGGCCCTGACCATCAAGGATGGACTGGTTGAAGTTGAAACCGTTCAGGTTGAAGGCCATGGTTGACACGCCCAGGGCGGTGAACCAGATGCCGACAACGGGCCAGGCAGCCAGGAAGAAGTGCAGGCTACGGCTGTTGTTGAACGATGCGTATTGGAAGATCAGGCGACCGAAGTAACCGTGGGCAGCCACGATGTTGTAGGTCTCTTCCTCTTGGCCGAACTTGTAGCCGTAGTTCAGTGAATCGTTCTCAGTGGTTTCGCGAACCAAGGAGGAGGTCACCAGTGAACCGTGCATGGCGGAGAACAGTGAACCACCGAAGACGCCAGCCACACCAAGCATGTGGAAGGGGTGCATCAGGATGTTGTGCTCGGCCTGGAACACCAACATGAAGTTGAAGGTGCCGGAGATG
Above is a window of Synechococcus sp. BIOS-E4-1 DNA encoding:
- the psbA gene encoding photosystem II q(b) protein encodes the protein MTTTIQQRSGANGWQQFCEWVTSTNNRLYVGWFGVLMIPTLLAATTCFIVAFIAAPPVDIDGIREPVAGSLIYGNNIISGAVVPSSNAIGLHFYPIWEAASLDEWLYNGGPYQLVVFHFLIGIFCYMGREWELSYRLGMRPWICVAYSAPVAAASAVFLVYPFGQGSFSDGMPLGISGTFNFMLVFQAEHNILMHPFHMLGVAGVFGGSLFSAMHGSLVTSSLVRETTENDSLNYGYKFGQEEETYNIVAAHGYFGRLIFQYASFNNSRSLHFFLAAWPVVGIWFTALGVSTMAFNLNGFNFNQSILDGQGRVLNTWADVLNRANLGMEVMHERNAHNFPLDLAAAESTPVALQAPAIG